A region from the Fusarium musae strain F31 chromosome 1, whole genome shotgun sequence genome encodes:
- a CDS encoding hypothetical protein (MEROPS:MER0019759): MTDRDVLPDNVKPKHYDLSLRDLEFTNWTYKGTVTIDSEITKPTKEIIVNTLELKLSHAKVSVDSKTFESTKFDYDSKAQRSTITFDEEIPVASKASLIIEFEGIINNEMAGFYRSKYKPAETPSASVPSDGEWHYMFSTQFEACDARRAFPCFDEPNLKATFDFDIEIPSDQVALSNMPVKETRPSKDGWNIVSFETSPVMSTYLLAWAVGDFEYIEAFTDRKYDGKQIPVRVYTTRGLKEQGQWALEHAPKIIDFFSEIFDIDYPLPKSDLIAVHEFTHGAMENWGLVTYRTTQVLYDEKTSDPRFKNAVAYVVAHELAHQWFGNLVTMDWWDELWLNEGFATWVGWHAVDHLHPDWQVWAQFVNEGMEAAFRLDGIRASHPIHVPVRDALDVNQIFDSISYLKGCSAIRMLANHLGVETFLKGVSNYLKAHAYGNAKTTALWNALGEASGKNVTELMNPWISKIGHPVLTVAEEPGQISVKQSRFLSTGDVKPEDDTTTWWVPLGLEGKKDHAGIASLSLTTKEDTIRDVDEDFYKLNSGATGFYRVNYPPERLAKLSNQLDKLSTEDKISIIGSTADLAFAGNGTTPALLTFLEGFGKENHTLVWRQVLDSIGGVKSVFGEDESIKKALDKFTLKLIDQKVKEVGWEFPEGEDYLTGILRKEIIGVAVACGHPAVTEEALKRFNTWVENPEAGSIPAPLRTAIWRAAMMKEPARTVEILKKEWFNTKSIDGKLLSLSVLGTVKDAELLTKEVIPFNFNESPPSNAVPAGDMHVLGGSVASNVIGRPLQWKFMQDNWDAVITKLGNPVVVDRYMKLSLGSFTNVSAVDEIEKFMADKDTSSFNRTLETVKDKIRGRAAYRERDSEKLKEWLSAHGYA, encoded by the exons ATGACTGACCGCGATGTTCTCCCCGACAATGTCAAGCCCAAGCACTATGATCTCTCCTTGAGGGATCTCGAGTTCACCAACTGGACTTACAAGGGAACCGTTAC TATCGACTCGGAAATCACAAAGCCTACCAAGGaaatcatcgtcaacactCTCGAACTCAAGCTCTCTCACGCCAAGGTCTCTGTCGACTCCAAGACATTCGAATCTACAAAATTCGACTATGACTCCAAGGCTCAGCGCTCTACCATCACCTTTGACGAGGAGATCCCCGTCGCTTCCAAGGCTTCCCTGATCATCGAGTTCGAGggtatcatcaacaacgaaaTGGCTGGTTTCTACCGCAGCAAGTACAAGCCTGCCGAGACTCCTTCTGCTTCGGTTCCTAGCGATGGTGAATGGCACTACATGTTCAGCACACAGTTCGAGGCTTGTGATGCTCGCCGAGCGTTCCCTTGCTTCGACGAGCCCAACCTCAAGGCCACTTTTGATTTTGACATTGAGATTCCTTCCGACCAGGTTGCTCTGAGCAACATGCCTGTCAAGGAGACTCGACCTTCCAAGGATGGCTGGAACATTGTATCATTCGAGACCTCTCCTGTCATGAGCACTTACCTGCTGGCATGGGCTGTCGGTGACTTTGAGTACATCGAGGCTTTCACCGACCGCAAGTATGACGGCAAGCAGATCCCTGTCCGTGTCTACACCACCCGTGGTCTCAAGGAGCAGGGTCAGTGGGCTCTCGAGCACGCTCCCAAGAtcattgacttcttctccGAGATCTTCGACATCGACTACCCTCTGCCCAAGTCCGATTTGATTGCTGTTCACGAGTTCACCCACGGCGCCATGGAGAACTGGGGTCTCGTCACCTACCGCACTACTCAGGTTCTCTACGATGAGAAGACCTCTGATCCCCGATTCAAGAACGCCGTCGCCTACGTCGTCGCTCACGAGCTTGCTCACCAGTGGTTCGGCAACCTTGTCACCATGGACTGGTGGGATGAGCTCTGGCTCAACGAGGGTTTCGCTACCTGGGTCGGTTGGCACGCTGTTGACCACCTGCACCCTGACTGGCAAGTCTGGGCTCAGTTCGTCAACGAGGGTATGGAGGCTGCTTTCCGTCTCGATGGTATCCGTGCCAGTCACCCTATCCACGTTCCTGTCCGAGATGCTCTTGATGTCAACCAGATTTTCGACTCCATCAGCTACCTCAAGGGTTGCTCTGCCATCCGCATGCTTGCCAACCACCTCGGTGTCGAGACTTTCCTCAAGGGTGTTTCTAACTACCTGAAGGCTCACGCTTATGGAAACGCTAAGACTACTGCTCTCTGGAACGCCCTTGGTGAGGCCTCTGGCAAGAACGTCACTGAGCTTATGAACCCTTGGATCTCCAAGATCGGCCACCCCGTCCTTactgttgctgaggagccTGGTCAGATCTCTGTCAAGCAGTCTCGATTCCTGTCTACCGGAGACGTTAAGCCCGAGGATGACACCACCACCTGGTGGGTTCCCCTCGGCcttgagggcaagaaggacCACGCCGGTATCGCCTCTCTGTCTCTCACCACCAAGGAGGACACCATCCGTGACGTCGACGAGGACTTTTACAAGCTTAACAGCGGTGCCACTGGTTTCTACCGTGTCAACTACCCCCCTGAGCGCCTCGCCAAGCTTAGCAATCAGCTAGACAAGCTCAGCACCGAGGACAAAATCTCTATCATTGGTTCCACCGCCGACCTTGCCTTTGCCGGCAACGGCACCACCCCTGCTCTGCTGACCTTCCTCGAGGGATTCGGCAAGGAGAACCACACTCTGGTCTGGCGCCAGGTTCTTGACTCCATTGGTGGTGTCAAGTCCGTTTTCGGAGAGGACGAGTCTATCAAGAAGGCTCTGGATAAGTTCACACTGAAGCTCATTGACcagaaggtcaaggaggttgGCTGGGAGTTCCCTGAGGGCGAGGACTACCTCACCGGTATCTTGCGAAAGGAGATCAttggtgttgctgttgcCTGCGGCCACCCTGC TGTCACCGAGGAGGCTCTGAAGCGATTCAACACTTGGGTTGAGAACCCCGAGGCTGGCTCTATCCCCGCTCCTCTCCGTACCGCTATCTGGCGcgctgccatgatgaaggagCCTGCCCGTACTGTTGAGATTCTCAAGAAGGAGTGGTTCAACACCAAGTCTATCGACGGCAAGCTTCTCTCCCTCAGCGTTCTCGGCACCGTCAAGGATGCTGAGCTCCTCACCAAGGAGGTCATtcccttcaacttcaacgagTCTCCTCCCTCCAACGCCGTCCCTGCCGGAGACATGCACGTTCTCGGTGGCTCTGTCGCTAGCAACGTCATTGGCCGTCCTTTGCAATGGAAGTTCATGCAGGACAACTGGGATGCTGTCAtcaccaagcttggcaaCCCTGTTGTCGTCGACCGATACATGAAGCTCAGTCTGGGCAGCTTCACCAACGTGTCTGCTGTCGACGAGATCGAGAAGTTCATGGCCGACAAGGATACCAGCAGCTTCAACCGAACTCTGGAGACTGTCAAGGATAAGATCCGTGGACGTGCTGCGTACCGCGAGCGTGActctgagaagctcaaggagtgGCTCAGCGCTCATGGATATGCTTGA
- a CDS encoding hypothetical protein (BUSCO:EOG09264S3E): MPAYNSVFNNDPNIPRIIGNFPLLPLRTKTRGPAYTLPNPSPPLPANESPDPDSESYDILDEVLALFRANTFFRNFEIQGPADRLLVYGIWFVSDCLTKIRPQASLRDAQKDVLNLALDLNFAIPGDPAWPLNQMYEPPRDRQEAEQLKQYMSQVRQELASRLLARVYDGDETKPSKWWLSFTKRKFMGKSL; the protein is encoded by the exons ATGCCG GCATACAACTCCGTTTTCAACAATGATCCCAACATCCCCCGCATAATCGGAAACTtccctctcctccctctccgTACCAAGACCAGAGGCCCTGCCTACACCCTGCCTAACCCCTCGCCGCCCCTGCCGGCTAACGAGTCTCCCGACCCCGACAGCGAAAGCTACGACATCCTCGACGAggtcctcgccctcttccgCGCCAATACATTCTTCCGAAACTTTGAGATCCAAGGCCCTGCTGACCGTCTGCTTGTGTATGGAATCTGGTTCGTCAGCGATTGTCTGACAAAGATCCGACCCCAGGCTTCTCTGCGCGACGCCCAGAAGGATGTTTTGAACTTGGCGCTTGACCTCAACTTTGCTATTCCTGGAGACCCTGCATGGCCTCTCAACCAG ATGTACGAGCCTCCTAGGGACAGACAAGAAGCGGAGCAGCTCAAGCAATATATGTCGCAGGTTCGACAGGAGCTTGCTTCTCGATTACTCGCTAGGGTATACGATGGGGACGAGACTAAGCCTAGCAAGTGGTGGTTGAGCTTTACCAAGAGAAAGTTTATGGGCAAGTCTCTGTAG
- a CDS encoding hypothetical protein (MEROPS:MER0034745), with the protein MKFTSLVSGFGLLTAVVAVPAAFPAPDAIPDLQPVEPATPALEERAAKVTVAVPSGTVIGSSSGKVDSFKGIPFADPPTGSLRLKPPKKLSKPLGNFDASGLVGPSCPQMFISTGAQDVISKFLSDFLAIPFLTPITGQEDCLTMTVQRPAGTKAGDKLPVLFWIFGGGFELGSSAMYDGTSLLGTAIDQDQPFIYVAVNYRVAGFGFMPGAEIKKDGSSNLGLLDQRMGLQWVADNIASFGGDPDKVTIWGESAGAISVLDQMVLYGGDADYKGKPLFRGAIMNSGSVAPAEPVDSDKAQAIYDAVVKSGGCSGSSDTLACLRSLSYDKFLNAANSVPGLLSYNSLALSYLPRPDGTVLPDSPEALIASGRYHAVPMINGNQEDEGTLFALFQPNLTTTAKFVDYLQQLYFQKATKEQLTALVNTYPTALSAGSPFRTSLLNEVFPMFKRRAAIFGDLVFSLTRRIFLQAAAEQNPDVPAWSYLASYNYGTPILGTMHGSDLLQVFYGLWPNNAMRSIRTYYFNFLYNLDPNKGVTKYANWPEWKGSKKLMWFETANKNSIIDDNFRTAQYDWISNNVDILKV; encoded by the coding sequence ATGAAGTTTACAAGTCTCGTCTCTGGCTTCGGCCTTCTTACGGCTGTGGTAGCTGTTCCAGCTGCTTTCCCTGCACCAGATGCAATTCCGGATCTTCAACCTGTTGAGCCAGCCACGCCAGCTCTTGAAGAACGAGCTGCCAAAGTCACAGTCGCTGTTCCCTCTGGAACTGTCATCGGCTCAAGTTCTGGAAAGGTCGATTCCTTTAAAGGAATTCCCTTTGCGGATCCACCGACTGGTTCTTTACGACTTAAACCGCCAAAGAAACTATCCAAGCCTCTAGGCAACTTTGATGCTTCAGGACTTGTTGGCCCGTCATGTCCTCAGATGTTCATCTCGACTGGTGCTCAAGATGTCATCTCCAAGTTTCTCTCAGACTTTTTGGCTATTCCCTTCCTTACTCCCATCACTGGTCAGGAGGATTGTCTCACCATGACTGTTCAACGACCGGCTGGTACCAAGGCTGGTGATAAACTCCCTGTATTATTCTGGATCTTTGGCGGTGGCTTTGAACTTGGTTCAAGCGCTATGTACGACGGAACCAGTCTTCTAGGCACTGCCATTGATCAGGACCAACCATTTATCTACGTTGCTGTCAACTACCGCGTCGCCGGCTTCGGATTCATGCCAGgtgctgagatcaagaaggatggaAGTTCGAACTTgggtcttcttgaccagcGCATGGGTCTTCAGTGGGTAGCTGATAACATTGCTTCATTCGGTGGTGATCCTGACAAGGTCACTATCTGGGGCGAATCCGCTGGTGCCATCTCAGTGCTCGACCAGATGGTTCTCTATGGTGGCGATGCCGATTACAAAGGCAAGCCCCTTTTCCGCGGCGCCATCATGAACTCTGGTAGTGTTGCCCCCGCGGAACCTGTGGATAGCGACAAGGCACAGGCTATCTACGATGCAGTTGTGAAATCGGGCGGATGCTCTGGATCGTCTGATACCCTCGCTTGTCTTCGTAGTCTGAGCTACGACAAGTTCTTGAACGCAGCGAACTCTGTTCCCGGACTCTTGTCCTACAACTCCCTCGCTCTATCATATCTCCCTCGCCCAGACGGCACTGTTCTTCCGGATAGTCCAGAAGCACTCATCGCATCAGGTCGTTACCACGCTGTCCCCATGATCAACGGCAACCAGGAAGACGAAGGCACTCTCTTCGCTCTCTTCCAGCCAAACTTGACAACCACAGCCAAGTTCGTCGACTACCTTCAGCAACTATACTTCCAAAAGGCCACCAAGGAACAACTAACCGCTCTGGTGAACACTTATCCCACCGCCCTCAGCGCAGGAAGTCCCTTCCGAACATCCCTCCTCAACGAAGTCTTCCCCATGTTCAAGCGCCGCGCCGCCATCTTCGGCGACTTGGTCTTCTCCCTGACCCGTCGAATCTTTCTCCAGGCAGCAGCCGAGCAGAACCCCGATGTCCCAGCATGGTCGTACCTCGCGAGCTACAACTATGGCACGCCTATTCTCGGAACGATGCACGGTTCTGACCTGCTACAAGTCTTTTATGGTCTCTGGCCAAATAACGCTATGCGCAGTATCAGGACGTATTATTTCAACTTTTTGTATAACCTGGATCCTAACAAGGGTGTTACTAAGTATGCGAATTGGCCAGAGTGGAAGGGAAGTAAGAAGCTTATGTGGTTTGAGACGGCGAATAAGAACAGTATCATTGACGATAACTTCAGGACGGCGCAATATGATTGGATTTCGAACAATGTGGATATTTTGAAGGTATAA